The Rhinolophus sinicus isolate RSC01 linkage group LG07, ASM3656204v1, whole genome shotgun sequence genomic interval CGCGACTCCGCTCCCTGCGCCGCCGCGCGTCCTTTGTCTGGTCCCAGCGCCCGGgcctccttcttcccctcttccAGTCTCTcggttctctgtgtgtgtctctgtacACTGTGTCTCTTTCTGGGCCTCTTTTTCCAATCTTGGAGAGCACAGTGGGTGGGGAGATGCTCAGCACTCTCTCCTGGATCCTGGGACCGCCCCCCTGATCTGAGAAATAAGACCTGAGAGGCCACGCTTTTCTGCTCTGTGACTTCAAGGTggctccttcccctctctgggcctcacgcTGCTTATCCAGGTGCAGGGACTTGAATGTGGCTTCCTGAGAACCCTCAGGAACCCCCACAGCAGTCCAGCATCCATTCCTCAGATCTGTTCcctcatttgaaaaagaaacagatgcaCAAAGCGGATAGGGTGTGGTCAGAGGTCACAGGAGGGCCTTGGAGGATTGGTTACTCCAATGGAGGGCACTCAGGCAGAGACTCACCATGGGGACAGGCTGGGAGGAAGTGGGAATAAATTGAGACAGTGAGGGCCCTGCACAGAGGGAGAAGGGCCCAGAAGTGGGAGGCTCAGTTAGCACCACGTGGTGGCCCAGCCTTATCATGCATAGCCACTCAATGCCCTATTGTCATCCGTATCTAGGCCTCTGACACTGTGaccgggctgggggtggggtgggggggagaggcgGAGTATGTAGCTGGGAGTCACGGGGGTCAGATACTGGAGAGTCTACACAGCAGGTAACCTAAGGTGTGTTCACTGCAAAATCCTTATGTCAGATGTATGTGCAAAAGagttggagaaagagagagagagggagggagagatgggttCAGAGGGGAGAAATGGACagaggagaaatagaaatagGAGGGAactggagagaaacaaagaggaagagatCCAGAGGAAGAGGTAAAGAGTGGGAGGGAAGGTTCCATTGCTCCCTGTCAGCATCTGCCTCTCTATCTAAGGCCCTCCTCCCCTCTGATTTCACTCCTCCATCCCTAGGACAGCCCTTGAAGTCCCTGTCATCCCTGTGTCATCCCAGGCCACACATTTGTTGTGGGTTGGAGCAGGGTGGGTGTGACCTCCACCAATCTGATCCCCATTATCAGCTCAGCCGGCTCAGGCGTGGAGGAAATGCAGGCGACACTGATCCAACTAAGCTCTGGCAcagatgggagggagatgggTGATGGTGAGATTAGTAGGCTGGGGCTCAAGATCCCAGGTAAGAACCCCTCAATTAACTCTTAACCTCCTTCAAGTTGAAGGCAGCATTTAGGGTGGGGGAAACCTGTAAATCTGTAGGCTTTGCAGTCGTCTGCTCAGGAGTCAAACCATGACTGTATCACTACCATCTCCCCCTGTCACCCTGGGGGTCACAGGTCCCTCTGTCccttagtttctccatctgaGAAATGAAGCAATCTCCAGCTTTCCGTGTAGTTGTAGGAAGTCAGTGAAAACTGTACAtgctcagtgcttggcacatagtagagcaggggtgtccaaacttttttcaatgtttttcaccaagggccatatgcggtaaaatacacaaacagccggaccactcacttgaggtgaagtacgcattgcctcacctggtttatttaaataaactaaatatatttttggaatttgctgcgagccAGTTAAAAATGGATCGCTGGCTGCAGTTGGcacgcgggccgcagtttggacacccctgtagTAGAGGTTCCAAAGCTGGGATCTGGTGTGTCCTGAAACAGGGCTGTGTACTGTTGAATGCTTGTTAGGCTCCCATAGCAGACATTATCAACTGATTACAGATCTCTACCTTGCTGAGTCTGGACAGGAATTCAGAATTCTCCATACGTGGGGGACTTCTGTGCCTTAAGTGGAGGGATAGAGACCCAGGGAGGCAACGTGAGTGTCAGAAGACAcacagggggagggggaagccagCAGCTGGCACATGGTGGcacccagtaaatatttttttaattggatgagTAGTAAATTCAGGCAACAGAGTGGGTTTATATAAAGATGCCTGAGGCGTGGCATAGAGTGGGGTGCTCAGCTTCAGTTGGcgttatttttactattattggCCTTTTCATTAGGAAAGTGAACTCTGGAGTCCAAACCCTGGATTTGAATTCTTGGTCTGCTATTTGGTTGCTGCCCAACCTTGTGCAAATCCCTACCCCGTCATTgagactgtttcctcatctgttaaatggagaaAAGAGTCCCCTAATATTCAACATTAGGAGAATTGCTGGAAATTCTCACATAAGAATTTTTTTGGCACATAGCAGGAGTTCAATATATGGCCATATTATGAGTAAAGTATTAATGTTAGGGGACGCAGATCCGTGGAGTGTGCTTTACTGCTTTACTACAGGCGCCTGTgacagacattgctaatcaaccCAGTGCTTGTTCCTACTCAGCCCAGATGTGGCTTCAGAATAATCCTCCAGGTAGCCAATCTCATTAGAGATGCAGGGGAGTTGACCCTCTGTGCCATCCTTTTaataagaataaatggaaaagaagcaAAGGTCCAAAGAAGAGCTAAGATCATCCCTGAAGACACATAGCTATAAGGTGGCAAAGCTGCCCCAACGCATTGGccacagtcattaaaaaaaacttcGAAGTCTGACACAAACAGGTTTGAAATGGAGTTCCCCATTTATATCACCCAACAtctctgagctcagtttcctcacttgtaaaatggagaatGTGTTACTGTCTTTCAAGGTTGTTGagagaaataagtgaaatgatgCCTTGAGCgcttcacacagtgcctggcacatgacacATGCTCAGTGGAGCAGGATGATTATTAATAGCAGGATTAGGAGGCAGGGATGGTGGATACAGCACTGTTTCCACTTTCCATGGTTGTACCCATGGCAGACATGGCTAACTGATCCCAGAATGCTTTCCATCTGCACCCATATGTGGCTTTACATCCTCCCCTGGGCCACTGGTGCCAGTAATTTGGAGTTTGTAGCACAGTGGAGCAAAGAGGCCCAGAAGTGTTAAGTAGCATAcctgaggacacacagctggGAAATGTTAAGGCTGGCACGAGTTTGGCAGTGACAGTTGGAAATACAGATTCTGGATCAGAAACGCTCATGTGCGAATCCCTGATTCACCATTTATAGGCTGCATGatctttggtaatttttaaaacatctctgaatcttattttcttcatctgttgtcttagctcaggctgttataacaaaataccataaattgGGTAGCTTAAacgacatttatttctcatagttctggaagttggaaagtccaagatcaaggtgccagctgattcagttcctggtgagagttctcttcctggtttgcagccagttgtcttcttgctgtgtcttcacatggtggagagagagatcATTTCTCTCCTATCCCTTTTAATATAAAGACATGGATCCCATTCATGGGGTCTTCActttcatgacctaattacctcacAAAGGGACCACCTCTAAGTACCAtaacattgggggttagggtttcaacatatgaatttggagggggaCGGACTCAAGCATTTAGTACATAGCATCTGTTAAGCAGGGTAATAAAACCCTCCTCTTtttggggctattgtgaataagaaaagaaaaattgccaATAGAGAGGGCTTtgctctgtgcctggcttatAGGGAACAATATTTGGGAACAATTATAATATTGTACTTTGAGTCAGAGATGGCTGAGATGATGTGTACCTGCTGACTCTAACTCTGTGGCTACAGCAGACATTGTTAATCAATCACAATGGTCTCTCCTGCTGAAACTGGATATAGCTTCAAATCCTTAATTTCATCCCTCTAGAAAGACCCTACAATCGATTTGAGTTTTCAAGTGAAGGCAACCTTTTCCAACTCGAGCCATAAAAGAAGACCTAAGAAAATGCTGGCTACTTTACCTTCCCATGCCTATGACAGACACCAATCAATCCAGCACTATTTCCTCCTGAGCCCAGATGTGGCTTTAAAATTCTTCTTGATAATGTAAAGTAGATGTAGAATATATGTGAAAGTTGTTTAAAGAGTAGatttttcatcacaagaaaaaaatttttgtgactatgtatggtgatggattgTTAAcaagatttattgtggtgatcattttgcaatatatacaaatatcaagtcattgtgttgtacacctgaaactaacacaatgttacatgtcagttGTATCTCAATTTAAAACATAGATGTAGGAAAAGAGCATTCagtaaaattcaacatccatcctttaaaaaaaatagcttgtTAGAATACTGGGAATGAAATTAAACATCTTAACCTGATACAGGccatttaacaacaacaaaaaaaaaaaacctacggCAAAGATATTTAgctgtgaaatatttaaagcatttccTTTAATATCAGGAATAAGGAAGGTACATCGTATTGTAGCCCCTgcaataagataagaaaaataaacaacagctATAGATTGGAGACAAATAAAAcagtcattatttgcaggtgtTATGTTATACATAAAAAATAGCTCAGTGGAAAACTGGGGGGAAAGGTAAGTGCCTAGTGGGAAAATTATGCataaagcagaagaaatatgAACACATTTAGGATAGGAATTACCtttggtgggaggagggaagtaCATAGTCAGGGAGGACTTATGAGGGCTTCAAagctaataaaaatgttacagttCTCATTCAGAAGACAAAAATGTTCGTTTTTATTCTGAAAGTGCACAGGTTGGTTTGATACAAACAGGCAAACATATATACAAAGGGACATATGGCATTTTATATATGGAATTTTTCACAGTATAATCATGTTAAGTGCTTTGCTCAGTGCTCAAGGAGTGGAAgggattattaaaataatacgtTGTCCTCTCCTCACGTTCAAGCCCATGTCAGACATGACTGATCCATCACCACTAAGCCCCTCTTTTCTCCCCTGTCCCTGGGGTGGGGACTGGGCCGTGAGCGGGTATGGCCTGTTGTCTCCAGCAGATACTCGGGGCCATGGAGTCTCAGGTGGCAGGGGGCCCGGCCGGCCCGGCCCTGCCCAATGGGCCACTCCTTGGTACAAATGGAGCCACTGATGACAGCAAGACCAACCTTATCGTCAACTACCTGCCCCAGAACATGACCCAGGATGAGTTCAAGAGTCTCTTCGGCAGCATTGGTGACATTGAGTCCTGCAAATTGGTTCGGGACAAGATCACAGGTGTGGCTgctggcaggtggggagggggagggacagaGGTGGTAGCCTCAGGAATATAGGTGTGATGAGGGCAGGTGGGACCCTGGGGGGTTTGAGGTATGATGGAGAGACAGATATGGCCCCACGTGGGAGGTActgggggcaggtggggcccTGGAGGTTTTCGAAGTGTGATGAGGAGACAGGTATAGGGCCTCTCAGGGGTGATAGAAACAGGTGGGACCCTAGGGTCTAAGATGTCCTAGGGGAGGCCAGCCTCTCAGGCTTGGATCCGGGAGGACACTGGCAGGTCCAGGGAGTAGGTCATTGTCCTGGTCCTGCCCACAGGGCAGAGCCTGGGCTATGGGTTTGTGAACTACTCTGATCCCAACGACGCAGACAAAGCCATCAACACCCTCAACGGCCTCAAACTGCAGACGAAGACCATCAAGGTTGGTGCCCTTATTCCCCTGGGCTGCTCGTGCCCCTGTTAGTGCCCATCCTGACTGTCCCCATTTCCCCTTTATTACTGCCCCCCAGACCACCACTTCACTTCCACCCATCCTCCTCAATGGCTCATTCcctaagaggttcaaatctctcCCCCAAGTCTCCCCCAACACCGCCCCCCAACCAATGGCTctgcctctctgaacctcagtttcctcacttgtcaATGGGGAGAATGTCAGCCCCACATTCTGTGGTGGCTCAGGGAGGTACCCGCCTGGCTGGCAGTAGAAGAGGGTGTGACCAGGGTGGGCATCCCCCTGCCAGCCTTTGTCATggaaatgggggaggggtggggacccATCTGCCATCTGGAACCTAATTAGGGTCTGGGAGGGCGGGATTAAGGGTGGGCCCTTCCCCTACCTTTGTGCAATGCCCCTCCCCCACGACCTCCCCTCTCAGCTGCTGCAGCTGGGACCCTGGGAGCCCAGGTTCCCTGGGGGAAAGATCACCATGGAAACCCCCTCTCTAGGTTCGCTGGGGCGTTTCTGGGCTCCACCCCACAAATCTGCTACTGAACCCTGGGGGAAGCTTGGCTGGGGGGGTACTTACTCATCTGGCCCCCAGTTTACCATGGGAACAGAGGTGCAGGAATCTTTTCCTCTCCCTGATGGAGGGGCGAGAGCATGACCTGAGGGGTCCCTCCATGGCCAACTAGACCCAGAAGCCCCCAGGTGTGAGGGTAGACCCTAGTGACGACCCATAAGGCCCAGAgggccactgtgtgtgtgtgtgtgtgtgtgtgtgtgtgtgtgtgtgaccctAGGCTATGAGACGGTATTTGTGGGACACTGTGGCTATGTGAGTGTCTGTTGTCACATGGATCCAGCTATTATAGACTTTTGAGTGTGTTACTATGTGTCTGTGGGACATGGTATCTATTTGATAGGTGCTTTGTCACACACCGCGACTCTGGCTGTGACCTGGTGGGGCTGCATGGGTGTGTCTGGCTGTGACAGGGTGTTTGTGTGTCACGGTGAAGTTATGTGGGTGTGTCTACCTCTGCCTCATTTAGGGTGGAATGTGTGTGATGTTGTGGGCTTGTGTGGTAGTATGACTCTTACTGTTATTATCCAAGATTCCTAGAGTCGCCATGAATGTGGCCAAGGCCTTGTGCCACCCTCCTGCAGGGGTGGTTGCCGTGGCTGTGCAATGGGTGGCACAGTGTATCTGCCTGGTGGCTGTGTTGTATGGTCAGTCCTGACTAGGTGTTCTAGTAGATTCTGCCCAAAATGTTTCCAGCCGCTCATTGTGAGCCAGGCCCTGTCCTGGTGAGGGGTCAGGGACCCAGGTCAACCCACATCATGGAAGGACCAGAAAGGCCCCTTAAGACCTACTCTGTGCCTCAGATGACCCTTGGCTCCAAACACCCAGGAGCTCAGGCCCCTTCCCATCATCCCCAATTCCGATCCATCAACAAGTCTTCACCCCTCAAAGCTCACAGACCTATGGGGGAGAATGAACACTGTCAAATGCACtactatgatttttaatttttattacagaaataatagcagctgatgtgttttctttctttcctggaggGCCCCACGTGTGCACAATGGTGTTAATTAGAAagccctccaccaccacccctagAGCACCCTCACCCCATCCACTCCCAGcccaatttattcattttgttaattttttaattagttgtttGTAATGAGGTAACATGACCTTGCAACTCACAATCACAAACAAAAGCCAGACCCCTGATAATGACCCCTATCTACCCAGAGGTTAatttagaagaaatagaaaatcagacATTGGCAAAAATAAGGGGGAGAGGAGCTCATAAcaccccccaccctacccccacaaGTTATAGGTCACCCTGTTAGCtcgggggggaggaggggagtgcCGTCCATTCCATGTTTCCAGGACATTGATAAACACACAATGAGATGGGGTCACACAATACTCACTGATCTATAAATGGACTTTTCTTTCCCCCACTTTACAATACTCACCACTGTTTCAGGGAAATCAATATCCACGTCCACCATTTTTTAAGCAGCTGCAGAGATTTCATTGTTGGGGTGGACCATAATTAATGACATGAATCAAGTGATTGTACTAAAACATGTCTAATTCACAAATGAGAGAAGTACTTTGAGAGTAACGGGGTTAGGAGTGGGTATGCAACCAAAGTCAAATGGCAGAGGACAGGGAGGACATTTCAACTGAGAcctagagaagaaaacagaggaagagagTTCCAGGTGGagagaacagccagtgcaaaggccctgaggcaggattGTGCCTGGTGTTTGGGGAACAACGAAGAGACCTGTGTGACTGAAACAGCTCAAAGGAGAAGTGTGTAGAGATGAGGTCAGGGGGTTGCTGGGGCAAGTTGTGTAGGGCTTTGTGGGACATGAGAAGGACCTGAACTCTGAGGAAGGTGGGAGCCATGGaaggttctgagcagaggagggatGTGACCCAGCTCAGATGTTCACAGGcgccctctggctgctgtggggggGAACAACCTATGAGGGGTGAGAGTGGGACTGGGACCAGGACTGAGATGGCTGTACTGGTTGTGGTACACAATGGTGGGTGCTGGGCCAGAGTGGGGAATCAAAGTGGGCAGAAGTGTGCAGATTCTGGATAATGAGGAAGGTGGAGTCAACAGAATCGATGGTGGATTGGATGTGGGTGTGAAAGTCAGAGAGGCATCAAGGACAACTGAGGCTGAGTCTTGAGCACCCAGGAGGACAGAGCTGCCATTACTGAGTCCAGGCAAGTTAGGGGCAATTGGGAGCCTGACATAGCTACACTGAGTGTGACCCTAGTGAGGCAGGTGTCACACAGGCATGGGGTTCGGTGGCCAGGTCCATGGCGAGGATGGACATTTGGGAGTCATTAGGGTTGAGCTGGTGGCTAAAGACCTGAGTGACCATCAGGGGCCCAGTGTAGTCGGGAAAAGAAGGGGCCAGTGTCCAAAGGAGTGGGAAGCATCGATGTTGTTGGGATGTCCAACGTGAGAGCATGAGCTGGGGACACAAGAGTCCCTGAGGTCCCCAGGGAGACATGTGACCCCAGTCCCCCATCACTCTATGAAGGCAGGGCCACGGCCACATTGTCCCAGCCATGGCCAtgccctctcccccacaccccagtcAGCTGCACCTATGGTGGCGTCTCAAGAGGTAGGTATTTGTTAAGTGAGCAGATGAGGCATTCCTGTGACTCAGTGGGAGTTCAATTGTAGCCTCtctccccatctgcaaaatgggtctCCCCTCACGCCTGTCCATCTAACCCTCCCTCAGGTGTCCTATGCCCGACCCAGCTCCGCATCCATCCGGGATGCCAACCTGTACGTCAGTGGACTCCCCAAGACTATGAGCCAGAAGGAAATGGAGCAGCTCTTCTCCCAATATGGTCGCATCATCACTTCCCGCATCCTGGTGGACCAGGTCACAGGTCAGGCCTCGGGAGGGTGCACCTGGCAGGGGTGTTGGGTGGAGCACCAAGGTGCATTCAGAATGGAGAAATGGGGACTGGCAGGGCGAGAAGGGGGAGTGTGGAAGGGGGTCACACGAAGGGGAGCAGGTCCTCAGGATACCCTCACCCTGGCAGGTGTGTCTCGGGGTGTGGGGTTCATCCGCTTTGACAAGAGGATTGAGGCTGAAGAGGCCATCAAAGGACTGAACGGGCAGAAGCCTCTGGGTGCAACTGAGCCCATCACAGTCAAGTTCGCCAACAACCCAAGTCAGAAGACGGGGCAGGCCCTGCTCACTCATCTTTACCAGTCATCAGCCCGGCGCTACGCAGGCCCCCTGCACCATCAGACGCAGCGCTTCCGGTGAGCCACCTGCTGCCCCTATCCCCGGATAGGGTCCCAAGGCTTGAAACTGTCCTCCCTGAACCCCATTCCTGCAGGGCGGAAGGACATCAGTATGGTAACCACCTGCTGGGACTGCTGAGGGCCCTGCAAAGGGCTGCTGGGGTGCTGAGGCCAGGCCATTGTATTCAGCAGGCATTCAATGTGTGCAGGGCACTACAAGTGGCATGATCAGTGTTAAGAGTTTAGAGCCACCTGATCAGGTCCAGCTCTGACTGCGTCCCTCTCTTTTGGGCATGTGGTTCCCTCACGCACATCTCAGCAGTGCTTACCGTGTGCCAGGCGCACTCGTTTACTCTACACAGCAACCCCATGAGAATGCAGCTTGTCTTGTGCCTATTTGACAGATGGGgaccctgaggctcagagaggcattGTCGCTTGCCCAGCCTAGGCACTGTGGTGAGGAGACTCGAACCTTCCCTTCTGGGGA includes:
- the ELAVL3 gene encoding ELAV-like protein 3 isoform X1 — encoded protein: MACCLQQILGAMESQVAGGPAGPALPNGPLLGTNGATDDSKTNLIVNYLPQNMTQDEFKSLFGSIGDIESCKLVRDKITGQSLGYGFVNYSDPNDADKAINTLNGLKLQTKTIKVSYARPSSASIRDANLYVSGLPKTMSQKEMEQLFSQYGRIITSRILVDQVTGVSRGVGFIRFDKRIEAEEAIKGLNGQKPLGATEPITVKFANNPSQKTGQALLTHLYQSSARRYAGPLHHQTQRFRLDNLLNMAYGVKSPLSLIARFSPIAIDGMSGLAGVGLSGGATGAGWCIFVYNLSPEADESVLWQLFGPFGAVTNVKVIRDFTTNKCKGFGFVTMTNYDEAAMAIASLNGYRLGERVLQVSFKTSKQHKA
- the ELAVL3 gene encoding ELAV-like protein 3 isoform X3, translating into MVTQILGAMESQVAGGPAGPALPNGPLLGTNGATDDSKTNLIVNYLPQNMTQDEFKSLFGSIGDIESCKLVRDKITGQSLGYGFVNYSDPNDADKAINTLNGLKLQTKTIKVSYARPSSASIRDANLYVSGLPKTMSQKEMEQLFSQYGRIITSRILVDQVTGVSRGVGFIRFDKRIEAEEAIKGLNGQKPLGATEPITVKFANNPSQKTGQALLTHLYQSSARRYAGPLHHQTQRFRLDNLLNMAYGVKRFSPIAIDGMSGLAGVGLSGGATGAGWCIFVYNLSPEADESVLWQLFGPFGAVTNVKVIRDFTTNKCKGFGFVTMTNYDEAAMAIASLNGYRLGERVLQVSFKTSKQHKA
- the ELAVL3 gene encoding ELAV-like protein 3 isoform X4, which produces MVTQILGAMESQVAGGPAGPALPNGPLLGTNGATDDSKTNLIVNYLPQNMTQDEFKSLFGSIGDIESCKLVRDKITGQSLGYGFVNYSDPNDADKAINTLNGLKLQTKTIKVSYARPSSASIRDANLYVSGLPKTMSQKEMEQLFSQYGRIITSRILVDQVTGVSRGVGFIRFDKRIEAEEAIKGLNGQKPLGATEPITVKFANNPSQKTGQALLTHLYQSSARRYAGPLHHQTQRFRLDNLLNMAYGVKSPLSLIARFSPIAIDGMSGLAGVGLSGGATGAGWCIFVYNLSPEADESVLWQLFGPFGAVTNVKVIRDFTTNKCKGFGFVTMTNYDEAAMAIASLNGYRLGERVLQVSFKTSKQHKA
- the ELAVL3 gene encoding ELAV-like protein 3 isoform X2; its protein translation is MVTILGAMESQVAGGPAGPALPNGPLLGTNGATDDSKTNLIVNYLPQNMTQDEFKSLFGSIGDIESCKLVRDKITGQSLGYGFVNYSDPNDADKAINTLNGLKLQTKTIKVSYARPSSASIRDANLYVSGLPKTMSQKEMEQLFSQYGRIITSRILVDQVTGVSRGVGFIRFDKRIEAEEAIKGLNGQKPLGATEPITVKFANNPSQKTGQALLTHLYQSSARRYAGPLHHQTQRFRLDNLLNMAYGVKSPLSLIARFSPIAIDGMSGLAGVGLSGGATGAGWCIFVYNLSPEADESVLWQLFGPFGAVTNVKVIRDFTTNKCKGFGFVTMTNYDEAAMAIASLNGYRLGERVLQVSFKTSKQHKA